In Deltaproteobacteria bacterium, the following are encoded in one genomic region:
- a CDS encoding hybrid sensor histidine kinase/response regulator: MASPPSSEPEHPSPPERREDRDRVLVAEDNDLLGEHVSRILSPYWEVILCRNGEQAWRTTREQLPDLVLSDVMMPGMDGIELCEHIKQDPATREIPVVLVTALGEIEDRLRGFDAGADEYVTKPFAARELVARLRVLLELRRAKRRLEKHTESLERLVDAQVGHILEQNQKLTRANRQMEDFLAVAAHDLRSPLVSISGFVDLLRGYLGDPIPEEVSEALGRIDVNIDWMANLTARLLSLSTVHTARDERRMVELAVLFESVALRTHETVARAGGSLSIEATDRQIPGDPVHLEEALVNLIENATKYRSPRRPLQVSLRVLDDPPGDSSFAEIVVEDNGRGIPPAHRERVFEPLVRLETGVGQGAGFGLHIVRRVAETAGGRVWIEGEEGEGIRVHLRLPTQLVPEGEEGPRDG; the protein is encoded by the coding sequence ATGGCTTCACCTCCTTCCAGCGAGCCCGAGCACCCCTCTCCGCCGGAGCGGAGGGAGGACCGCGACCGGGTGCTGGTCGCCGAGGACAACGATCTCCTCGGAGAGCACGTGAGCCGGATCCTCTCTCCCTACTGGGAGGTCATCCTCTGCCGGAACGGCGAGCAGGCCTGGCGGACGACGAGGGAGCAGCTGCCGGACCTCGTCCTCTCCGACGTGATGATGCCGGGGATGGACGGCATAGAGCTCTGCGAGCACATCAAGCAGGACCCGGCGACCCGGGAGATCCCGGTGGTCCTGGTGACGGCGCTGGGGGAGATCGAGGATCGCCTCCGGGGCTTCGACGCCGGCGCCGACGAGTACGTCACCAAGCCCTTCGCCGCGCGGGAGCTGGTCGCCCGGCTCCGGGTGCTCCTCGAGCTGCGCCGGGCCAAGCGACGCCTCGAGAAGCACACCGAGAGTCTGGAGCGGCTGGTGGACGCGCAGGTCGGACACATCCTGGAGCAGAACCAGAAGCTCACCCGGGCGAACCGCCAGATGGAGGACTTCCTGGCGGTGGCCGCCCACGACCTGCGCTCTCCGCTCGTCTCCATCAGCGGCTTCGTCGATCTGCTGCGCGGGTACCTCGGGGATCCCATCCCGGAGGAGGTGAGCGAGGCCCTCGGCCGGATCGACGTGAACATCGACTGGATGGCCAACCTCACCGCTCGCTTGCTCTCCCTCTCCACCGTCCACACGGCTCGCGACGAGCGCCGGATGGTGGAGCTCGCCGTCCTCTTCGAGAGCGTCGCCCTTCGCACGCACGAGACCGTGGCCCGCGCGGGGGGATCGCTCTCGATCGAGGCGACCGATCGCCAGATCCCCGGCGATCCGGTCCACCTGGAGGAGGCCCTGGTCAACCTGATCGAGAACGCCACCAAGTACCGTAGCCCTCGGCGCCCCCTCCAGGTCAGCCTGCGGGTGCTGGACGACCCTCCGGGCGACTCGTCCTTCGCGGAGATCGTGGTCGAGGACAACGGCCGCGGGATCCCTCCCGCGCACCGGGAGCGGGTCTTCGAGCCCCTGGTCCGCCTCGAGACCGGGGTGGGGCAGGGCGCCGGCTTCGGCCTCCACATCGTGCGTCGGGTCGCCGAGACGGCGGGCGGCCGGGTGTGGATCGAGGGGGAGGAGGGCGAGGGGATCCGGGTCCACCTGCGACTCCCCACCCAGCTCGTCCCGGAGGGAGAGGAGGGGCCGCGCGATGGCTGA
- a CDS encoding DUF1343 domain-containing protein, whose protein sequence is MSRVLTGADRLAAEGAARLRGQRVGLVCNQSTVIHPSLEHLADLLHAAQGVELAALFAPEHGLRGEAQDMESVGSTRDPVTGLPVHSLYGSDEDSLAPRAEDLEGLDRLVFDVQDIGTRYYTFAATLLLCMRRAAPLGLPVLVLDRPNPLGGGQVRGGTVAPGFESFVGLYPVPVRHGLSVGELALWLQRELVPECELEVLFCEGWRRADYFDATGLTFVPPSPNMPTLDTAIVYPGQCLIEGTELSEGRGTTRPFELFGAPGLDGHRLHAALRSEGGPAGRATLEGAVLREASFRPMFQKHAGRTCGGLFLHVTDRERFDPFRFGLHLIHTVATCFPEVFAWREKAYEFVEEIPAIDLLTGSAAFREAVEAGRALDAIFAEQEEAEAAFRSAREAFLHYS, encoded by the coding sequence ATGAGCCGGGTCCTCACCGGCGCCGATCGACTCGCGGCCGAGGGGGCCGCTCGCCTGCGGGGCCAGCGCGTGGGGCTGGTCTGCAACCAGAGCACGGTGATCCACCCCTCGCTCGAGCACCTCGCCGACCTGCTCCACGCCGCGCAGGGGGTCGAGCTCGCCGCCCTCTTCGCGCCCGAGCACGGGCTGCGGGGCGAGGCCCAGGACATGGAGTCGGTCGGCTCGACCCGCGATCCGGTCACCGGCCTGCCGGTGCACTCCCTCTACGGCAGCGACGAGGACTCCCTCGCGCCGCGGGCCGAGGACCTCGAGGGCCTCGACCGGCTGGTCTTCGACGTGCAGGACATCGGCACCCGCTACTACACCTTCGCCGCCACCCTCCTGCTCTGCATGCGCCGGGCGGCGCCCCTGGGGCTGCCGGTGCTCGTCCTCGACCGCCCCAACCCCCTCGGGGGTGGGCAGGTGCGGGGAGGAACCGTCGCGCCGGGCTTCGAGAGCTTCGTCGGGCTCTATCCGGTCCCCGTGCGGCACGGCCTCTCGGTGGGGGAGCTCGCCCTCTGGCTGCAGCGCGAGCTGGTCCCGGAGTGCGAGCTGGAGGTGCTCTTCTGCGAGGGGTGGCGCCGCGCCGACTACTTCGACGCGACGGGCCTGACCTTCGTGCCGCCCTCGCCGAACATGCCCACCCTCGACACCGCCATCGTCTACCCCGGGCAGTGTCTGATCGAGGGGACCGAGCTCTCCGAGGGGCGGGGCACCACCCGGCCCTTCGAGCTCTTCGGGGCGCCGGGCCTCGACGGTCATCGTCTCCACGCCGCCCTCCGCTCGGAAGGGGGGCCGGCGGGCCGCGCGACCCTCGAGGGGGCGGTGCTGCGGGAGGCCAGCTTCCGGCCGATGTTCCAGAAGCACGCGGGCCGGACCTGCGGGGGGCTCTTCCTCCACGTGACCGATCGTGAGCGCTTCGACCCCTTCCGCTTCGGCCTCCACCTGATCCACACCGTCGCCACCTGCTTCCCCGAGGTCTTCGCCTGGCGGGAGAAGGCCTACGAGTTCGTGGAGGAGATCCCGGCCATCGACCTGCTCACCGGCTCGGCGGCCTTCCGCGAGGCGGTGGAGGCGGGGAGGGCCCTCGACGCGATCTTCGCCGAGCAGGAGGAGGCCGAGGCCGCCTTCCGCTCGGCAAGGGAAGCCTTCTTGCACTATTCCTAG